The proteins below come from a single Xiphophorus couchianus chromosome 20, X_couchianus-1.0, whole genome shotgun sequence genomic window:
- the shisa4 gene encoding protein shisa-4 produces MEMVFPAGKMSPISVTLALLAVVSYTSPVSGNEDCLWYVDKNGTWHNGFDCPLLSSCCGNCHRRYCCMDPFKMITEREQKRCMLFQFSPSTLIGIASSILLFVAIIATMVCCFMCSCCYLYQRRQQRGRTPYDAQHIPMASYPVEPMHDAFGKPLGPSEYPRAGYPMAPQYHGMPVHYPMMHPGPYPSQSIDPAYSQAPPPYSPPQYPGH; encoded by the exons ATGGAAATGGTCTTTCCGGCGGGCAAAATGTCCCCCATTTCGGTGACTTTGGCGCTGCTCGCCGTCGTCTCCTACACTTCTCCGG TCAGTGGGAACGAGGACTGTCTGTGGTATGTGGATAAAAATGGCACCTGGCACAATGGCTTCGACTGTCCTCTCCTCTCATCCTGCTGTGGCAACTGCCACCGGCGTTACTGCTGCATGGATCCCTTCAAGATGATCACAGAGCGGGAACAGAAACGCTGCATGCTGTTCCAGTTCAG TCCCAGCACTTTAATCGGCATCGCGTCGTCCATTCTGCTGTTCGTGGCCATCATTGCCACCATGGTTTGCTGCTTCATGTGCTCCTGCTGTTACCTCTACCAAAGGAGGCAGCAGAGAGGCAGGACACCATATGATG CCCAACACATCCCCATGGCCAGCTACCCTGTGGAGCCGATGCACGACGCGTTTGGAAAACCTCTTGGGCCTTCAGAGTATCCACGTGCAGGCTATCCTATGGCGCCTCAGTATCATGGCATGCCTGTTCATTACCCAATGATGCATCCAGGACCTTATCCATCACAATCAATAGATCCGGCATACAGCCAAG cCCCGCCACCTTACTCTCCACCTCAGTATCCTGGACACTGA
- the lmod1b gene encoding leiomodin-1 gives MSRRKVRGLTCTGRQVSEDPDLDNLLSTLSPEEMEELDKDLMSVPDIRPEDGKIIATQGESHPALSNNVQDSTKRSDPRGRLGQREQSFEGEPKKESRKQEYLRKMGLSQEGDDDTKVGVRRRSSVTTDRDAKMEDRNSKECESVKEERSWRSSRYSRKVESDAKEDLNEKEKCEDYRSKDRRENRESTGSKTKEMISKLQEKKDENKEKEKREDCRKRDDSKTKDIISRLREKSEKDVGKERERKSENIRTQGLVSKMVEKQAKVPEIQSQETKQAEGKNKPEANKLADKSEEQLTQNKAEIRTDREELVNHSDHVKEKDRKISTDMKAEEKRENDDTKERLINAEEKPKLGNCVAKNSPSSKTKREEEEDEDSSMFDELMEQVRSNDPSLTELNVNNSEVIKAKTLIEFAQGLHSNTHVKTFALANCRADDHVAYAIAAMLRSNKTITSINLDSNHLTGKGILSLIQSLHYNATLTELRFQNQRHICGGKTEMEMIKILKDNTTLLKLGYHFELAGPRMTTTNILSRNMDRQRQRRLQEQKQAQANGEKKGTLEVPKTGGGGSLKSSPKSSPKPSPIPSPMPSPKLTLKKRAGGSAPPPPPPPPGGGPPPPPPPMMDGDRSSGGKNSRDQLLASIRGTNIKQLKKVPVPKWLQ, from the exons ATGTCCAGGCGAAAGGTGAGGGGACTGACCTGCACAGGTCGGCAGGTCAGTGAGGACCCAGATCTGGACAACCTGCTCTCCACTCTCTCCCCTgaggagatggaggagctgGACAAGGACCTGATGAGTGTTCCAGACATCAGACCAGAAGACGGGAAGATCATCGCCACCCAGGGGGAAAGCCACCCAGCTCTGAGCAATAACGTCCAGGACTCGACGAAACGAAGCGACCCCAGAGGGAGGCTTGGTCAGAGAGAGCAGTCATTTGAG GGAGAACCAAAGAAAGAGAGCCGGAAGCAGGAATACCTGAGGAAGATGGGCCTCAGCCAGGAAGGCGACGATGATACGAAAGTAGGAGTACGAAGACGGTCTAGTGTGACGACTGACAGAGATGCCAAGATGGAGGACAGAAACAGCAAAGAATGTGAAAGTGTGAAGGAAGAGCGAAGCTGGCGTTCGAGTAGATACAGCAGGAAGGTTGAAAGTGATGCAAAGGAGGATCTGAATGAGAAAGAGAAATGTGAGGATTACAGATCAAAAGACAGGAGGGAAAACAGAGAAAGCACAGGAAGCAAGACAAAGGAGATGATCTCcaaattacaggaaaaaaaagatgagaacaaagagaaggaaaagagaGAGGACTGCAGGAAAAGAGATGATAGTAAAACCAAAGATATCATCTCAAGGCTGCGTGAAAAGAGCGAGAAGGATGTGGGAAAGGAAAGGGAACGAAAATCCGAGAACATCCGGACACAGGGGCTTGTCTCGAAAATGGTTGAGAAACAGGCCAAAGTACCTGAGATCCAATCCCAAGAGACTAAACAAGCAGAAGGTAAAAACAAGCCTGAAGCCAACAAGCTAGCCGACAAATCTGAGGAGCAGTTGACACAGAACAAGGCAGAAATCAGAACAGACAGGGAAGAGCTGGTTAACCACAGTGACCATGtgaaagagaaagacagaaagatcAGCACTGATATGAAAGCCGAGGAGAAAAGGGAAAACGATGACACTAAAGAAAGACTTATCAATGCAGAGGAAAAACCAAAACTTGGAAACTGTGTGGCCAAAAACAGCCCAAGCAGCAAGACCAAgcgggaggaagaggaagatgaagacTCGAGCATGTTCGATGAGCTGATGGAGCAAGTCCGTAGCAACGACCCCTCCCTCACCGAACTCAacgtcaacaactcagaggtcATCAAGGCAAAAACACTCATCGAGTTTGCACAGGGCTTGCACAGCAACACCCACGTGAAGACGTTTGCGTTGGCCAACTGTCGAGCAGACGACCACGTGGCTTACGCCATCGCCGCCATGCTGCGTAGCAACAAGACCATCACCAGCATTAACCTGGACTCCAACCATCTCACCGGCAAGGGCATCCTATCTCTGATCCAGTCACTGCACTACAACGCCACGCTGACGGAGCTTCGATTTCAGAACCAGCGCCACATATGCGGCGGGAAGACTGAGATGGAGATGATCAAGATCCTGAAGGACAACACCACACTGCTCAAACTGGGCTACCACTTTGAGTTGGCAGGGCCGAGGATGACCACCACCAACATCCTGAGCCGCAACAtggacagacagagacagaggcgCCTGCAGGAGCAGAAGCAGGCTCAGGCCAACGGTGAGAAAAAAGGGACCCTCGAGGTACCCAAAACAGGAGGTGGAGGGTCTTTGAAGAGTTCGCCAAAGTCTTCCCCAAAACCCTCTCCAATTCCTTCGCCCATGCCTTCCCCTAAGCTGACTCTCAAAAAACGAGCTGGAGGTtctgctcctccacctcctcctcctcctccaggtggTGGaccgcctcctcctccacctcccatGATGGATGGAGACCGCTCCTCTGGTGGCAAGAACTCAAGGGACCAACTGCTAGCCTCGATCAGAGGAACCAACATCAAGCAGCTAAAGAAG GTGCCAGTACCAAAATGGCTGCAGTAA
- the timm17a gene encoding mitochondrial import inner membrane translocase subunit Tim17-A has translation MEEYAREPCPWRIVDDCGGAFTMGAIGGGIFQAVKGFRNAPSGMSHRMRGSLTSIKTRAPQLGGSFAVWGGLFSMIDCGLVKVRGKEDPWNSITSGAMTGAILAARNGPVAMVGSAAMGGILLALIEGAGILLTRFASAQFPTGPQFAEEPSSAPIPTSPFGDYRQYQ, from the exons ATGGAGGAGTATGCTAGAGAACCATG CCCCTGGAGAATTGTGGACGACTGTGGTGGAGCTTTCACCATGGGAGCCATTGGAGGAGGAATATTTCAGGCAGTGAAAGGTTTCAGAAATGCACCTTCG GGGATGAGCCACAGAATGAGGGGGAGCTTAACTTCCATCAAGACCCGAGCTCCACAACTAGGAG gtAGCTTTGCAGTGTGGGGAGGCCTCTTCTCCATGATTGACTGTGGTTTAGTAAAAGTGCGAGGCAAAGAGGATCCCTGGAATTCAATAACAAGTGGGGCCATGACGGGTGCGATCCTCGCTGCCAGAA ATGGACCAGTAGCCATGGTGGGCTCAGCAGCGATGGGCGGTATTCTGCTGGCTTTGATAGAAGGTGCTGGAATCTTACTTACAAGGTTTGCTTCTGCACAGTTCCCAACTG gACCCCAGTTTGCCGAGGAACCTTCTTCTGCTCCCATTCCCACCTCTCCCTTTGGGGACTACAGACAATATCAGTGA